One segment of Lepus europaeus isolate LE1 chromosome 16, mLepTim1.pri, whole genome shotgun sequence DNA contains the following:
- the LOC133775094 gene encoding LOW QUALITY PROTEIN: uncharacterized protein LOC133775094 (The sequence of the model RefSeq protein was modified relative to this genomic sequence to represent the inferred CDS: substituted 1 base at 1 genomic stop codon) — protein MADEVAKTVALKEPILTVRSSKTSPTSPDQGGWTYSDGDVNAIQRLGGRYDEQEKAWRIQNKIVLPKKVARDIVSDLHRWTHLGYKKLKTLLKREEQTHFIIGLDTLVKQVTESCVPCAKVNPKRLKMPEGARVRGTRPGTNWEIDFTEIRPGRYGVKYLLVFVDTFSGWTEAFPVKKETAQVVVKKIFEEIFPRFGLPKVLGSDNGPAFVSRVSQLVAKVLGIDWKLHCAYRPQSSGQVERMNRTIKETLTKLIMETGTRDWVKLLPMALFRARNTPSVFGLTPYEILYGGPPPIADLLGPSIDSYATSPSLQTRLKALQLIQRQVWKPLAAVYQSKCPVVPHPFXIGDSVYIRRHQSKTLEPRWKGPYTVLLTTPTAVKVDGIAAWVHASHVKRALPEEDKTQDDCPADRTVWKAQRTQNPLKIRLLKTV, from the coding sequence ATGGCGGATGAGGTGGCCAAGACAGTTGCCCTAAAAGAACCAATACTAACAGTACGATCTTCCAAAACTTCCCCTACCTCTCCTGACCAAGGCGGGTGGACATATTCGGATGGAGACGTAAACGCCATCCAAAGGTTAGGGGGAAGGTATGACGAACAGGAGAAGGCTTGGAGAATTCAGAACAAGATAGTCCTGCCAAAAAAAGTGGCCAGAGACATAGTGAGTGACCTTCACCGATGGACTCATTtaggatacaaaaagctaaaaaccTTGTTAAAAAGAGAGGAGCAGACCCACTTCATAATAGGATTGGACACATTGGTCAAACAGGTAACAGAATCTTGTGTCCCATGCGCAAAGGTAAATCCAAAACGCCTTAAGATGCCGGAAGGGGCGAGAGTGCGCGGGACCAGGCCCGGAACAAACTGGGAAATTGATTTCACTGAGATTCGCCCCGGCAGGTATGGGGTTAAATATCTATTAGTGTTTGTAGACACCTTTTCTGGCTGGACTGAAGCTTTCCCGGTAAAGAAGGAGACGGcacaggtggtcgtcaagaaaatttttgaagaaatcttCCCGCGGTTTGGCCTTCCCAAGGTATTGGGGTCCGACAATGGGCCAGCTTTTGTCTcccgggtaagtcagttggtggccaaggtactggggattgattggaaattacattgtgcatatagaccccagagttcaggacaggtagaacgTATGAACCGAACCATAAAAGAGACCTTAACTAAATTAataatggagactggcactagagactgggtcaagTTACTACCAATGGCCTTGTTTAGGGCTCGTAACACCCCTTCTGTCTTCGGGTTAACTCCATATGAAATACTCTACGGAGGGCCTCCCCCAATTGCCGATTTACTAGGACCTAGTATTGACTCTTATGCCACTTCCCCCAGCCTGCAGACCCGACTGAAAGCTCTGCAGCTGATCCAGAGACAAGTCtggaagcctctggctgcagtatATCAGTCCAAGTGTCCGGTGGTGCCTCACCCGTTCTAGATTGGAGACTCCGTCTACATCCGCAGACATCAGTCCAAAACCCTCGAGCCGCGTTGGAAGGGCCCTTACACCGTTCTGCTGACAACCCCCACCGCGGTAAAAGTCGACGGAATTGCCGCCTGGGTTCACGCGTCCCATGTGAAGCGAGCCCTACCGGAGGAGGATAAAACTCAGGACGACTGCCCCGCTGACCGGACAGTATGGAAGGCACAACGCACTCAaaacccactcaagataagactcttaaagaCTGTTTAG